One window of the Melanotaenia boesemani isolate fMelBoe1 chromosome 14, fMelBoe1.pri, whole genome shotgun sequence genome contains the following:
- the LOC121652759 gene encoding putative nuclease HARBI1 produces MPAVLDGIIKMSSRYIKFPYTVGEQANIKRQFAASTGFPNVIGAIDCTHVAIRAPSQNEFVYVNRKNVHSVNVQVISDSNLLLTNLVARWPGSTHDSFILAHSSVGNRLQAGASRDGWLLGDSGYPLRRWLLTPFANPQSAEEARFNSVHVRARSVVERAIGLLKNRWRCLDASGGRLLYQPNKVCRIIMSCGVLHNVALRNGVPLPPGLPPIHHEDPDAQPPPRHEDHQRGARLRQQVMQRL; encoded by the exons ATGCCTGCCGTTTTGGATGGCATTATAAAAATGAGCAGTCGATACATAAAGTTTCCATACACTGTAGGGGAACAGGccaacattaaaaggcaatttgcagcatcAACCGGTTTCCCAAATGTAATCGGCGCGATTGACTGCACTCACGTTGCTATAAGGGCTCCAAGTCAGAATGAGTTTGTCTACGTTAACCGAAAAAATGTGCATTCAGTTAACGTGCAAGTCATTTCCGACTCAAACTTGCTTCTGACAAATTTAGTGGCACGGTGGCCTGGGTCAACCCATGATTCATTCATCCTGGCACACAGCAGTGTAGGGaatagactgcaggcaggtgctTCGCGGGATGGGTGGCTTCTCG GTGACAGTGGCTATCCCCTGAGACGCTGGCTCCTCACGCCTTTTGCGAACCCGCAAAGCGCAGAGGAGGCGCGCTTCAATTCCGTCCACGTTCGTGCGCGCTCTGTTGTGGAGCGAGCCATCGGCCTCCTTAAAAACCGGTGGCGGTGTCTTGATGCGTCGGGGGGGAGACTTCTCTACCAGCCCAATAAGGTGTGCAGGATCATCATGTCGTGTGGTGTCCTGCACAACGTGGCACTAAGGAATGGTGTTCCCCTCCCACCTGGCCTCCCTCCCATTCACCATGAGGATCCTGACGCACAGCCCCCTCCCCGGCATGAAGACCACCAACGGGGAGCCAGGCTACGTCAGCAAGTCATGCAGCGTTTGTGA
- the LOC121652760 gene encoding nuclear apoptosis-inducing factor 1 produces MATEKTRKRNFTETEVEVLVGEVEARKNILFGGLGSGISNKRKTEEWQHVVAAVNSVGVTERSVPDIKKKWSDLKVEAKRRMARHRQGMCATGGGPATPNPTQLELKIASILGPASIYGIVPENEGDTDQADATAETVTLQMEAVGEEIPGTSTEEMVRPTTSAPRAHGTAGGGRVLTDAVLQTQRDTIDAVKEIRDELHQIRHVISGMCAVLSEISTSLKELVKK; encoded by the exons ATGGCAACCGAAAAGACGAGGAAGCGTAATTTTACGGAGACGGAGGTGGAGGTACTTGTTGGTGAGGTGGAGGCTCGCAAAAACATATTATTTGGTGGCCTCGGTAGTGGCATCAGCAACAAACGGAAAACAGAAGAGTGGCAACACGTTGTTGCAGCTGTCAATAGTGTGGGGGTGACGGAGAGGTCCGTgccagacattaaaaaaaagtggtcgGATCTCAAGGTGGAGGCAAAGAGGAGGATGGCACGCCACCGCCAGGGAATGTGTGCCACAGGCGGGGGTCCTGCCACACCAAACCCCACGCAGCTGGAGCTGAAAATAGCCTCCATTCTTGGGCCCGCAAGCATCTACGGCATAGTGCCAGAGAATGAGGGGGACACAGACCAGGCGGACGCCACAGCAGAGACCG TCACTCTACAGATGGAGGCAGTGGGTGAGGAGATCCCCGGTACATCCACAGAGGAGATGGTCAGACCCACCACGAGTGCGCCCCGGGCGCACGGCACAGCTGGAGGTGGCCGCGTGCTGACAGATGCGGTCCTCCAAACACAAAGGGACACCATCGACGCTGTGAAGGAAATTCGTGATGAATTACATCAAATCCGTCATGTAATTAGCGGAATGTGTGCTGTACTGTCTGAAATTTCCACGTCATTAAAAGAACTTGTTAAAAAATGA